One window of Sulfurospirillum sp. 1612 genomic DNA carries:
- a CDS encoding NADH-quinone oxidoreductase subunit D, with protein MSLDKQKIITIFHGPQHPGITGNMSVELDLIGETIQRAQTHVGYLHRGFEKLVERRTIVQGFTIVCRICVPEPDPNEENYARAVEGLSGLEISDKAAWIRTMVLEMARLANFFLWMGGQAGSIGLGLIPQWSVCDRDYMLDLFEELTGGRVYHMYAFPGGVRRDLPAGFLEKLEALLRYYEERIEVYNNTFFDNVMFKTRAIGVGIVTKEDVLKNAYVGQVMRGCGIKRDVRKDMPYLMYDQLDFDIPTQSDGDVYARALVRRDEALQSIKILRQIIQQMPKEGEILQKIPKHRKFVLPKDDIYVQTETSRGAMSYYMAGDGTEKIRRMQVRGPSLIHGFTLLEKLLVGSELSDVAMTMNSLGICPPEIER; from the coding sequence ATGAGTCTTGATAAACAAAAAATTATTACTATTTTTCATGGACCTCAACATCCTGGTATCACAGGAAATATGAGTGTTGAACTTGATTTAATTGGAGAAACCATACAAAGAGCACAAACCCATGTCGGCTATCTTCACAGAGGGTTTGAAAAATTGGTCGAGCGCCGCACTATCGTACAAGGCTTTACGATTGTCTGTCGTATCTGTGTTCCCGAACCCGATCCCAATGAAGAAAACTACGCACGAGCGGTAGAGGGATTGAGTGGACTAGAAATCAGTGATAAGGCCGCATGGATTAGAACCATGGTCTTAGAGATGGCAAGATTGGCTAACTTTTTCCTATGGATGGGAGGACAAGCTGGGTCAATCGGACTGGGTCTAATACCGCAATGGTCGGTCTGTGACAGAGACTATATGTTAGATTTATTTGAAGAATTAACCGGTGGTAGAGTCTATCATATGTATGCATTCCCCGGTGGTGTCAGAAGAGACTTGCCTGCGGGATTTCTAGAAAAACTAGAAGCGCTATTACGGTATTATGAAGAGCGAATCGAAGTTTATAATAATACATTTTTTGATAATGTCATGTTTAAAACTCGCGCCATCGGTGTGGGAATTGTCACCAAAGAAGACGTGCTAAAAAATGCCTATGTCGGTCAAGTCATGAGAGGCTGTGGCATCAAACGAGATGTGAGAAAAGATATGCCCTACTTGATGTATGACCAATTGGATTTTGATATACCAACACAAAGTGATGGTGATGTCTACGCACGGGCATTGGTACGTCGCGATGAAGCACTGCAATCTATCAAAATTTTGAGACAAATCATCCAACAAATGCCAAAAGAAGGCGAGATTTTACAAAAAATTCCAAAACATCGAAAATTTGTCTTACCCAAAGATGATATTTATGTACAAACCGAGACCTCACGAGGTGCCATGTCATATTATATGGCCGGAGATGGTACTGAAAAGATTCGAAGAATGCAAGTACGGGGTCCCTCTTTGATTCATGGGTTTACACTACTTGAAAAATTACTCGTCGGCTCAGAATTATCTGATGTCGCGATGACGATGAACTCGTTGGGCATTTGTCCTCCAGAGATTGAACGATAA
- a CDS encoding Na+/H+ antiporter subunit E has translation MRLIFWTVFLFIIWVALTMSFSNQELITGFVVSFILALLYVRNYKSLDTFRFQPIMYLSYLVVFLKNLVLSNIDVARRVIDPKLPINPGIVAIKTALQEDYKKLILANSITLTPGTITLDVQEDTLYIHWIDVRTADMKEAGEIIAGDFEHILLK, from the coding sequence ATGAGACTCATTTTTTGGACCGTGTTTTTATTTATCATTTGGGTAGCACTCACGATGAGTTTCAGCAATCAAGAACTCATCACAGGGTTTGTGGTATCCTTCATCCTGGCTTTACTGTATGTTAGAAATTATAAAAGCCTAGATACCTTTAGATTTCAACCGATTATGTACCTCTCTTATCTGGTTGTTTTTCTCAAAAATCTTGTCTTATCCAACATTGATGTCGCAAGACGGGTTATTGACCCAAAGCTTCCTATCAATCCGGGTATTGTCGCGATTAAAACGGCACTGCAAGAGGATTATAAAAAACTCATCTTAGCCAATAGCATCACCCTCACACCCGGCACCATCACACTCGATGTCCAAGAAGATACTCTCTATATTCATTGGATTGATGTCCGTACTGCGGATATGAAAGAAGCCGGCGAAATCATCGCAGGAGATTTTGAGCACATTCTTCTCAAATAA
- a CDS encoding NADH-quinone oxidoreductase subunit B yields the protein MEIGFHGHEFDKAERNTQTLIEKTINWFRSKSIFVVAYGTGCGAIEMPPTFTSRYDAERGGVVGVATPRQADVIIVSGYLAYKTLRRVIRTYEQMQSPKYVIGLGSCAINGGMYWDSYNTIKKLDDYIPVDMLVNGCMPRPEALLEGFAKLQERIRNGEQGGWEKYEKNLEFYKKNQKKVLGENIDPSYEADWYMLKQGATL from the coding sequence ATGGAAATAGGATTTCATGGTCATGAATTTGATAAAGCAGAGAGAAACACCCAAACATTGATAGAAAAAACCATCAATTGGTTCCGAAGTAAGAGTATTTTTGTTGTAGCCTATGGTACGGGTTGTGGTGCGATTGAAATGCCACCCACTTTTACCAGCCGATATGATGCAGAACGTGGTGGTGTCGTCGGTGTTGCCACGCCAAGACAAGCCGATGTGATTATCGTATCGGGTTACCTTGCTTATAAAACACTCCGAAGGGTCATCCGAACCTATGAACAAATGCAAAGTCCTAAATATGTTATTGGTTTAGGCAGTTGTGCCATCAATGGCGGGATGTACTGGGATTCGTATAACACGATTAAAAAATTAGATGATTATATCCCTGTTGATATGCTTGTCAATGGTTGTATGCCTCGCCCTGAAGCACTTTTGGAGGGATTTGCCAAATTGCAAGAGCGCATCAGAAACGGCGAACAAGGGGGCTGGGAAAAATATGAAAAAAATCTTGAATTTTATAAAAAAAATCAGAAAAAAGTACTCGGTGAGAATATTGACCCCTCCTATGAAGCAGACTGGTATATGTTGAAACAAGGGGCAACGCTATGA
- a CDS encoding respiratory chain complex I subunit 1 family protein — MILQILELIVIAYVVGFIYFGTYRNITARIQGRYGPTIYQSFFDSIKLFSKKSSASFGWMFYLGPIIMATGAVMTLMFIPLFNDSDFLRSVTVQGNLFLLLYLMVLGPLGNALAVGTGGNPFGVMGVTRGLSRLFGLELPFYIAIVGLIIASNSADIVHIMDLQKINGLNIWNHPFLFIAAMISMVGFFGESPFDIPGAPQEVYSGPRTEFSGKFLALLMSQGSLFAFAKLVLVTDLFLGGADSLGMLLLKTFAIFITLIFIGIVYGRYKVSQAVDFLMKIPTLIGLIGLVRIIWFG; from the coding sequence ATGATTTTACAAATATTAGAACTTATCGTGATCGCCTATGTGGTCGGCTTTATATATTTTGGTACCTATAGGAATATTACCGCAAGAATACAAGGTAGATACGGTCCGACCATTTATCAATCTTTCTTTGACAGTATCAAACTTTTTTCAAAAAAAAGCTCGGCTTCGTTTGGCTGGATGTTTTATCTCGGACCTATTATCATGGCAACAGGAGCGGTAATGACATTGATGTTTATACCTCTTTTTAATGATAGTGATTTTCTCAGAAGTGTCACCGTACAGGGAAATCTATTTTTACTCTTGTATTTGATGGTACTGGGACCTTTGGGAAATGCACTGGCTGTTGGCACCGGAGGCAATCCGTTTGGTGTGATGGGCGTAACTCGAGGTTTGAGCCGTCTTTTTGGCTTGGAGTTGCCTTTTTATATCGCCATCGTGGGACTGATTATTGCTTCAAATAGTGCTGATATTGTGCATATCATGGATTTGCAAAAAATCAATGGCTTAAATATTTGGAATCATCCATTTTTATTTATAGCTGCGATGATTTCGATGGTCGGTTTTTTTGGAGAGTCTCCTTTTGATATACCAGGAGCCCCCCAAGAGGTCTATTCAGGGCCAAGAACAGAATTTAGCGGCAAGTTTCTAGCGCTACTCATGAGTCAAGGTTCCTTATTTGCATTCGCAAAATTGGTACTGGTTACTGACCTATTTTTAGGAGGTGCCGATTCTCTTGGAATGTTACTACTCAAAACATTTGCGATTTTTATAACGCTCATATTTATCGGTATCGTATATGGGAGATATAAAGTCTCACAAGCGGTTGATTTTTTGATGAAGATACCTACACTAATCGGGCTAATAGGCCTTGTTAGAATCATTTGGTTTGGATAA
- a CDS encoding complex I subunit 5 family protein: MSLGYYFLLPVIFSFLVPFFKKFGSFSLRSSAIVLHVILFVQTLFYMKTTLPQISQFSVAPPIGIAFILDNFSLLFLLIFTFSGVIVSLYMFSYFKTHESKNETRFYVFFNMLIAGSIGLILSCDIFNVYIFFEITGISSYALAAYNKDKKGLEGGIKYLIIGSIASVFIVFAIMLIYLQIGTVNIGLIAQRYTEINPQIAMLIALMLFIGFGTKAELFPMNFWAPDIYQGSSSHVNALFSSVVAKAYMFVFFHLFYLLGLNSKYTIFVMAIGAVTFFISEFTALNQKDIKRLLAYSTLGQIGILFFALASHSSETISGALFQLTSHSLSKLMIFLALGIIISKLKNSKITIVGDFKSSFLALILIIGFLSILGIPPFSGFVGKILILKGFALAHNYIAIAFILLVSLVEAVYFFRLIALMLDKKRTKTTVPIGFLNYAILSFCAFLIILFGIAPSLLIHYTDLATHALLHAGSYLHYALGVGL; encoded by the coding sequence ATGAGTTTAGGTTATTATTTTTTATTACCGGTAATTTTTTCATTTCTTGTTCCATTTTTCAAGAAATTTGGATCTTTTAGCCTGAGGAGCAGTGCCATTGTCTTGCATGTGATACTCTTTGTTCAAACACTGTTTTACATGAAGACAACACTACCGCAAATATCACAATTTTCTGTGGCTCCTCCTATCGGTATCGCTTTTATTTTAGATAATTTTTCGCTTTTATTTTTACTCATCTTTACCTTTTCAGGTGTGATTGTGTCCCTTTATATGTTTTCATATTTCAAGACACATGAAAGTAAAAATGAGACCCGATTTTATGTCTTTTTCAATATGCTCATAGCCGGAAGTATCGGTTTGATACTGAGCTGTGATATTTTTAATGTTTACATTTTCTTTGAGATCACGGGTATCAGCTCTTATGCCCTAGCTGCTTACAATAAAGACAAAAAAGGCTTGGAAGGTGGCATCAAATACCTCATCATTGGCTCCATTGCTTCAGTATTTATCGTGTTTGCCATCATGCTGATTTATCTACAAATCGGTACGGTAAATATCGGCTTGATTGCACAAAGATACACAGAAATCAATCCACAGATTGCCATGCTCATTGCCTTGATGCTTTTTATTGGTTTTGGAACCAAAGCTGAACTTTTTCCGATGAACTTTTGGGCTCCGGATATCTATCAGGGAAGTAGTTCTCATGTCAATGCGCTTTTTAGTTCTGTGGTAGCCAAAGCTTATATGTTTGTCTTTTTCCATCTCTTTTATCTGTTGGGATTGAACAGCAAATATACGATTTTTGTCATGGCTATCGGAGCGGTGACCTTTTTCATATCCGAATTCACAGCACTCAATCAAAAAGATATCAAAAGACTCTTAGCCTATTCAACACTAGGACAAATTGGTATTTTATTTTTTGCATTGGCATCACATTCGAGTGAGACGATATCTGGAGCCTTGTTTCAGCTCACCAGTCACTCCCTATCAAAATTGATGATATTTTTAGCATTGGGAATTATCATAAGCAAATTAAAAAATTCAAAAATCACAATAGTCGGTGATTTTAAATCATCATTTTTAGCTTTGATTCTGATTATTGGATTTTTATCAATTCTAGGCATCCCACCATTTAGTGGTTTTGTGGGCAAGATACTCATCCTTAAAGGTTTCGCGCTAGCACATAATTATATTGCCATTGCCTTCATCCTACTTGTCTCTTTGGTTGAAGCGGTCTATTTTTTCCGATTGATTGCGTTGATGTTAGATAAAAAAAGAACGAAAACAACCGTGCCGATTGGATTTTTAAATTATGCCATCTTGTCATTTTGCGCTTTTCTCATCATCCTTTTTGGGATAGCGCCTTCGTTATTAATCCATTATACAGATTTAGCCACCCATGCACTCTTGCATGCGGGTAGCTACTTACATTATGCACTAGGAGTGGGGCTATGA
- a CDS encoding propionyl-CoA synthetase: protein MGKIYDDVYQHSIKDPEDFWAEAATKVHWYHQWDKVLDVVEGHYRWFVGGCMNSCYNALDLHIHNGRADQLALVFDSPVTDTKKTYTYRQLRDRVAKVAGMLVNKGVYKGDRVVIYMPMIPEAAIAMLACARIGAIHSVVFGGFAAHELATRIEDAKPKVIMSASCGIEVSKIIKYKPLLDEAIKQSSHKPNACLIWQRPQERCNLLPWRDVDWAEEEEKTSPVDCVPVDAIDPLYILYTSGTTGKPKGVIRSNGGHSVALKWSMDNVYNAKPGDVFWAASDVGWVVGHSYIVYAPLMNGCTTIIYEGKPVRTPNPGAFWRVCEEYKVNVLFSAPTAFRAIRKEDPDGKWAKKYDLKHLRTIFMAGERCDSSTLEWTQKVTGKPVIDHWWQTETGWSIAANPIGLDPMEVKAGSPTKAMPGYNLKVLDADGKECKAGKLGNLVIKLPLPPSCLMGIWNDDVRYQKSYLDFYKGYYLTGDSGYIDKDGYVWVMGRMDGVINVAGHRLSTGEMEEVVGKHPDVAECAVIGIDDELKGEVPMGFVVLKEGIERDPESLIDGVVQLVREEIGAVASFKIATIVNKLPKTRSGKILRGTMRSMADGKAWNMPSTIEDQSVLPEIEEAIKKLGYPKK, encoded by the coding sequence ATGGGAAAAATTTATGATGACGTGTACCAGCACTCTATAAAAGACCCAGAGGACTTTTGGGCAGAGGCCGCTACAAAAGTTCACTGGTATCACCAATGGGATAAAGTTTTAGATGTCGTTGAGGGTCATTATAGATGGTTTGTCGGCGGATGTATGAACAGTTGCTACAATGCTCTGGATTTGCATATCCATAATGGAAGAGCCGATCAGCTTGCCCTTGTATTTGACTCTCCTGTCACCGATACGAAAAAGACCTATACTTATCGACAACTTAGAGATAGAGTGGCTAAGGTGGCAGGTATGCTTGTCAACAAAGGTGTCTACAAAGGCGACCGCGTCGTCATTTATATGCCGATGATTCCAGAAGCGGCCATCGCAATGTTGGCATGTGCTAGAATCGGAGCCATACACTCGGTTGTATTTGGCGGATTTGCCGCTCATGAGCTGGCTACCCGAATCGAAGATGCCAAACCTAAAGTTATCATGAGCGCGAGTTGTGGTATCGAAGTAAGTAAAATTATCAAATACAAACCCCTCCTAGATGAAGCCATCAAACAATCCAGCCACAAACCCAACGCCTGCCTTATCTGGCAAAGACCGCAAGAGCGTTGCAATCTTCTCCCCTGGAGAGATGTAGATTGGGCTGAAGAAGAAGAGAAAACCTCCCCAGTAGATTGTGTTCCTGTTGATGCTATTGATCCGCTTTATATCCTCTATACTTCAGGAACAACTGGCAAGCCAAAAGGTGTCATTCGTAGCAATGGTGGGCATTCGGTTGCACTAAAATGGTCTATGGATAATGTTTATAATGCAAAGCCTGGGGATGTTTTTTGGGCTGCTAGTGATGTGGGTTGGGTCGTCGGACACTCTTACATCGTCTATGCACCCCTCATGAATGGATGTACTACAATCATCTATGAAGGAAAACCGGTTAGAACTCCAAACCCTGGTGCTTTTTGGAGAGTTTGTGAAGAATACAAAGTCAATGTTCTCTTCTCAGCGCCAACCGCATTTAGAGCCATAAGGAAAGAAGACCCTGATGGTAAATGGGCTAAAAAATATGATTTAAAACATCTCAGAACGATTTTTATGGCAGGAGAGCGATGTGACTCTTCAACGCTTGAGTGGACTCAAAAAGTCACCGGCAAACCGGTAATCGATCACTGGTGGCAAACAGAGACAGGCTGGTCAATCGCGGCCAATCCAATAGGACTCGATCCGATGGAAGTCAAAGCCGGTTCTCCCACCAAAGCGATGCCAGGCTACAATCTTAAAGTGCTCGATGCCGATGGCAAAGAGTGCAAAGCAGGAAAACTCGGTAATCTTGTCATCAAATTACCACTGCCACCAAGTTGTCTCATGGGTATTTGGAATGATGATGTGCGTTATCAAAAATCCTATCTTGATTTTTACAAAGGATACTATCTCACGGGAGATTCAGGTTATATTGATAAAGATGGCTATGTCTGGGTCATGGGACGGATGGATGGCGTCATCAATGTCGCAGGACACCGACTCTCAACCGGAGAGATGGAAGAAGTCGTAGGAAAACATCCTGATGTGGCAGAGTGTGCTGTGATTGGAATCGATGATGAACTCAAAGGGGAAGTACCTATGGGCTTTGTCGTCTTAAAAGAAGGAATTGAGCGCGATCCTGAATCCCTGATAGATGGCGTCGTACAGCTCGTAAGAGAAGAGATTGGTGCGGTTGCCAGTTTTAAAATCGCGACCATTGTCAATAAATTGCCCAAAACAAGAAGTGGCAAAATTTTACGTGGCACCATGCGCAGTATGGCAGATGGCAAAGCGTGGAATATGCCCTCAACCATAGAAGACCAAAGTGTATTACCAGAGATAGAAGAAGCTATAAAAAAATTGGGCTATCCCAAAAAATAA
- the prpB gene encoding methylisocitrate lyase: MKSAGKIFREEIAKQSPLQILGVINAYSAIQAQRVGAKALYLSGAGVANASYGLPDLGMTGLEDVCIDIRRITTRCDLPLLVDADTGFGGAFNIARTIKEMTRAGAAACHIEDQVAQKRCGHRPNKALVTTEEMCDRLKAAVDAKIDPDFVVMARTDSHASEGQSAALDRASAYVEAGADMIFAEAIHSLKEYEEFVNEIKVPVLANLTEFGATPFFTVDELASVGISMILYPLSGFRAMNKAALDVFKTIIDEGTQSSVIDIMQTRMELYDMLDYHAYEEKLDQLFSKDKK, encoded by the coding sequence ATGAAGAGTGCAGGAAAAATATTTAGAGAAGAAATCGCAAAACAGAGCCCCTTACAGATACTAGGCGTCATCAATGCATATAGCGCAATCCAAGCTCAAAGAGTCGGTGCAAAAGCGCTGTATCTCTCCGGTGCCGGTGTTGCCAATGCAAGTTATGGCTTACCAGATCTTGGGATGACGGGTCTCGAAGATGTTTGCATTGATATTAGACGAATTACAACACGATGTGACCTCCCCTTGCTTGTGGATGCGGATACTGGATTTGGTGGTGCTTTTAATATCGCAAGAACCATCAAAGAGATGACAAGAGCGGGCGCGGCAGCTTGCCATATCGAAGATCAAGTAGCCCAAAAGCGCTGTGGACACAGACCTAACAAAGCTTTAGTCACCACAGAAGAGATGTGCGACAGATTAAAAGCCGCTGTTGATGCCAAAATAGACCCAGATTTTGTGGTCATGGCACGTACTGATTCACATGCGAGCGAAGGACAAAGTGCCGCACTAGATCGTGCTAGTGCTTATGTTGAAGCCGGTGCTGATATGATTTTTGCTGAGGCAATTCATTCATTAAAAGAGTATGAAGAATTTGTCAATGAAATCAAGGTACCGGTTTTGGCTAATCTGACAGAATTTGGGGCGACTCCATTTTTCACCGTTGATGAATTAGCCAGTGTCGGAATCTCTATGATTTTATATCCACTTTCTGGATTTCGTGCGATGAACAAGGCAGCCCTTGATGTCTTTAAAACCATCATAGACGAAGGGACACAAAGCTCTGTGATTGACATCATGCAAACCAGAATGGAACTTTATGACATGTTGGACTATCACGCTTATGAAGAAAAATTAGATCAATTATTTAGTAAGGATAAAAAATGA
- a CDS encoding proton-conducting transporter transmembrane domain-containing protein produces MNPIFLLLNLLPILFLYQLGGDFHMSVPLSQEFTLSLVQTHIGTFFAYLSLGSFLLVTIAQKTKHLSWSYYVLQFVLSIAMFVIVFAGDFITFFIGWEVMTWSSYFLISKSLNADMKSLQKYILFSLGSAFFLIAGMVITYAFTNTFDFATIASTFQFIPFSIKVTLVVLFSLSFFIKAGVIGLHYWVVDTYSKAPDLFSAILSAVMSKMGIYGLFLIYGNIVGFYELKEMFGSVLHGSSFGYVLAWIGVITSIIATFKAITQDEVKRLLAYSSIAQLGYIVAVIGLGTSFGVAGALYHTVIHTIIKLLLFINVAAIVAQSGKNKFSELGGLIYKTPLSFVMLLIGIISLAGMPPLGGFASKFMMYNALIDTKFALVLVAMLFSGAASFLYCYKLVYGIYLGHPNSKNLEKQKEVPLTYLIPQIILALALIGLGAFPGAFVTVINPILKELLLAPIPYSGLGVMQSVVGNFNGFFVISAFVIIFLVILLLMFRIKSKAKNNLNRFDISYCGEVPDKNTSLHYGYGMGSELHRIKFVNAILKRSTSNFYESLAQQTKKASQLTSRMYYGNIHNTAIIILLFFSALYFIGVNS; encoded by the coding sequence ATGAATCCTATATTTTTACTCTTAAATTTACTTCCAATACTGTTTTTATACCAATTAGGTGGCGATTTTCATATGAGCGTGCCACTCAGCCAAGAGTTTACACTCAGCTTGGTACAAACCCATATAGGTACCTTTTTTGCATATTTAAGTTTGGGTTCTTTTCTTTTGGTCACCATTGCTCAAAAAACAAAACATTTATCTTGGAGTTATTATGTGCTTCAATTTGTGCTTTCAATCGCGATGTTCGTCATCGTCTTTGCTGGTGATTTTATCACCTTTTTTATTGGCTGGGAAGTGATGACATGGAGTAGTTATTTTCTCATATCAAAATCCTTGAATGCCGATATGAAATCATTGCAAAAATACATACTCTTCTCTCTGGGCTCTGCATTTTTCTTGATTGCCGGTATGGTCATCACTTACGCCTTTACCAACACTTTTGATTTTGCAACCATAGCAAGCACATTTCAATTTATCCCTTTTTCTATCAAAGTCACCCTTGTCGTGCTTTTTTCACTGAGCTTTTTTATCAAAGCAGGTGTTATTGGCTTGCATTATTGGGTTGTCGATACGTATTCAAAAGCGCCGGATTTATTTAGTGCTATTTTATCAGCGGTCATGTCCAAGATGGGAATTTATGGGTTGTTTTTGATTTATGGCAATATCGTAGGATTTTATGAATTAAAAGAGATGTTTGGAAGTGTACTTCATGGCAGTAGCTTTGGTTATGTTCTGGCTTGGATTGGGGTCATCACCTCTATCATCGCAACATTCAAAGCCATCACACAAGATGAGGTCAAAAGACTCTTGGCTTACTCTTCCATCGCACAACTGGGCTATATCGTCGCGGTGATTGGATTGGGGACCTCATTTGGTGTCGCGGGGGCCTTGTATCACACGGTAATACATACTATTATCAAATTGTTACTCTTCATCAATGTTGCCGCTATTGTAGCACAAAGTGGAAAAAATAAATTTAGCGAATTGGGTGGATTGATTTATAAAACTCCCCTCTCCTTTGTGATGCTACTAATCGGTATCATTTCACTAGCAGGAATGCCACCACTGGGTGGATTTGCTTCCAAATTTATGATGTATAATGCATTAATCGACACAAAATTTGCGCTCGTTTTAGTCGCCATGTTATTCTCCGGAGCCGCATCATTTTTGTATTGCTACAAATTGGTTTACGGTATTTATCTCGGACATCCCAATTCTAAAAATTTAGAAAAACAAAAAGAAGTGCCTCTGACGTATCTTATCCCACAAATCATCTTGGCACTCGCACTAATCGGACTGGGTGCCTTTCCTGGAGCTTTTGTTACTGTCATCAATCCGATATTAAAAGAGTTATTACTAGCCCCAATCCCATACAGTGGTCTGGGTGTGATGCAAAGTGTGGTAGGAAACTTCAACGGCTTCTTTGTTATCAGTGCTTTTGTCATCATTTTTTTAGTTATCTTACTCTTGATGTTTCGCATCAAATCAAAAGCAAAAAACAATCTCAACCGCTTTGATATCAGCTATTGTGGTGAGGTGCCGGATAAAAATACATCCTTGCATTACGGATATGGGATGGGCAGTGAGTTGCATCGCATCAAATTTGTCAATGCCATACTCAAAAGAAGCACCTCTAATTTTTATGAGTCCTTAGCCCAACAGACAAAAAAAGCATCCCAACTCACTAGTAGGATGTATTATGGTAATATCCACAATACGGCCATCATCATCTTACTATTTTTTAGTGCATTATATTTTATAGGAGTCAACTCATGA
- a CDS encoding NADH-quinone oxidoreductase subunit C, with protein sequence MSDILTKLQGLSMEVTQKNERLYKLMVDAHDIMSTLLKLLNEYDYITLDSINCRDDLEEGYFTITYCLLKKTRDHVLMVQTSINRENASLPTLHKIWPQAEILERELHEFFGIDFPGHPTLIDFALEGWNQLPPLRRDFDTLEFVNSLDPFRGQRDDNLDVKVEMKKRREEKKAQKLKEAQEAAKNEEVPSHES encoded by the coding sequence ATGAGTGATATCTTGACAAAATTGCAAGGTCTTTCTATGGAGGTCACTCAAAAAAATGAAAGACTTTATAAACTCATGGTGGATGCTCATGATATCATGAGCACTTTATTGAAACTCTTAAATGAATATGACTATATAACCCTTGATTCTATCAATTGCAGGGATGATTTAGAAGAAGGATATTTTACAATCACATATTGTCTCCTCAAAAAGACAAGAGATCACGTTCTCATGGTCCAAACCAGCATCAATAGAGAGAACGCTTCCTTGCCTACCTTACATAAAATTTGGCCACAAGCTGAGATATTGGAGCGAGAACTTCATGAATTTTTTGGCATCGATTTTCCCGGACACCCAACTCTCATCGATTTTGCATTGGAGGGGTGGAATCAACTGCCACCGCTTAGAAGAGATTTCGATACCTTGGAATTTGTCAATTCGCTTGATCCATTTCGTGGACAAAGAGATGATAATCTTGATGTCAAAGTAGAGATGAAAAAAAGACGTGAAGAGAAAAAGGCACAAAAATTAAAAGAAGCACAAGAAGCTGCTAAAAACGAAGAGGTACCCTCACATGAGTCTTGA